The Paenibacillus uliginis N3/975 genome has a window encoding:
- the cls gene encoding cardiolipin synthase has protein sequence MNITTWLLGLIIFLNIVFAFVVIFQERRDVGATWAWLLVLLLIPIAGFLLYLFFAQNFRRKKLFYWDDIKKRGLDRGLKSQVSQFRSQQFQFRNYSSALYKDLITMNLLNNQAVLSEDNQVKIYTDGKEKFAALFRDIEEATDFIHVQYYIIQKDNLGRQLMELLTKKAKEGVKVRVLYDELGSRRINKKFLKDLRDAGGQAEAFFPSKFRLINIRLNYRNHRKLVIIDGKIGYVGGFNVGDEYLGLDPKFGYWRDTHLRIEGTAVYSIQTRFILDWNQASHIHDITYFPSLFPHIPAKGDVGIQIVTSGPESEYEHIKNGYLKMITSARTSIYIQTPYFIPDASVLDALKVASLSGVEVNIMIPDKPDHMFVYWATLSYIGELLKAGANVYLYSNGFIHAKTLVVDEEIASVGTANVDFRSFKLNFEVNAFVYDEGIAQQLSHEFRQDISVSTLLTMEKYLERSRWIRIKESISRLLSPIL, from the coding sequence ATGAACATCACAACCTGGCTGCTTGGGCTCATTATTTTTTTGAACATTGTATTTGCGTTCGTCGTTATTTTTCAGGAGAGAAGAGACGTCGGGGCAACGTGGGCATGGCTGTTGGTGCTGCTGTTAATCCCTATCGCCGGTTTTTTGCTGTATTTATTCTTTGCCCAGAACTTCAGACGCAAGAAGTTGTTTTATTGGGACGACATTAAAAAAAGAGGTTTGGATCGGGGCTTGAAATCCCAAGTGTCACAGTTTCGTTCGCAACAGTTTCAGTTCCGGAATTACTCTTCAGCTCTTTATAAAGATTTAATCACCATGAACCTGCTTAATAATCAAGCTGTGCTCAGTGAAGATAATCAGGTGAAGATTTATACGGATGGTAAGGAGAAGTTTGCAGCCTTGTTTAGAGATATCGAGGAGGCTACAGATTTTATCCATGTTCAGTACTATATTATTCAGAAGGACAATCTGGGCAGACAATTGATGGAGTTGTTGACCAAGAAGGCCAAAGAAGGCGTTAAAGTCCGTGTACTGTATGATGAGCTTGGTTCCAGACGGATCAATAAAAAGTTTCTTAAAGATCTTCGGGATGCCGGCGGACAAGCTGAAGCATTCTTCCCGTCCAAATTTCGTCTTATCAATATTCGTCTGAATTACCGGAATCACCGCAAGCTGGTCATTATCGATGGTAAAATCGGTTACGTGGGCGGGTTTAACGTAGGTGATGAATATCTCGGACTTGATCCTAAATTCGGCTATTGGCGGGATACACATCTTAGAATTGAAGGAACAGCCGTGTATTCAATACAGACCAGGTTCATACTGGATTGGAATCAGGCTTCCCATATTCACGATATTACTTACTTCCCAAGTCTGTTTCCTCATATACCGGCCAAAGGCGATGTGGGCATTCAGATTGTAACCAGCGGACCCGAATCGGAGTACGAACATATCAAGAACGGTTATTTGAAAATGATCACTTCGGCTCGTACGTCCATCTACATTCAAACGCCGTATTTTATTCCGGATGCAAGTGTCCTTGACGCCTTGAAAGTCGCTTCCTTGTCCGGGGTAGAAGTGAATATAATGATTCCGGATAAACCGGATCATATGTTTGTGTACTGGGCTACACTTTCTTACATTGGAGAACTGCTAAAGGCTGGAGCGAACGTCTATCTATACAGTAATGGATTTATCCATGCCAAAACATTAGTGGTCGACGAAGAAATCGCATCTGTGGGAACAGCCAATGTTGATTTCCGAAGCTTCAAACTTAATTTTGAGGTGAATGCTTTTGTATACGATGAAGGAATAGCCCAGCAGTTAAGTCATGAATTCAGGCAGGATATTTCCGTATCCACATTGCTAACGATGGAGAAATATTTGGAACGCTCGCGATGGATTCGGATTAAAGAGTCTATATCGCGTCTGTTGTCACCAATTTTGTAA
- a CDS encoding DUF3658 domain-containing protein, with amino-acid sequence MSNQHDEVLKQARLFVRKELEHDSSGHDWWHIVRVTRTAKMLAMTEGADEYICELSALLHDIADEKLNESKEAGMNKVLNWLMQVGVALDVQEHVLDIIATMSFGNRAGEPPATLEGRIVQDADRLDALGAIGISRTFAYSGWKGQAIYDPELKPRDSFTREEYRSGRSTAINHFYEKLLKLKSMMNTDTARVLAEDRHERMKQFLWSFDSEWGLANESYIEESLKFRGELQRVHIVFDASSLGSLRMTLRDHPGEVPVMLEDDLMVGPLPDVSDPQGAADRMSWFRERSSGTEERDELMDTLMKAAFAWKSMPDQLAKFPLVIWVGGSASEQTGLRRLIATLPRETHVSVIHTTDALSSETVQYSHTGEIVHSKLALLLGSEQVLTLQAKDDLAQDWFRLTKEQGTLRVLKDKKLQTVPESYFDRNILEAALELGALDGTFKKSARIIGQVIGYSEQRVSDSFIEYRVRELIHDGLLDYEGELTGMRYYSISLNEKGVKAAGGSSNPRSAQYAILKSALEGLGETHFEEKTMVDELRKLVYNESDQNVEQDDLRAQLVEIIDSYQKHFEKRVELLDVLANMTQRYSNQ; translated from the coding sequence ATGAGTAATCAACACGATGAAGTATTGAAACAAGCAAGACTTTTTGTAAGAAAAGAACTGGAGCATGACAGTAGTGGCCACGATTGGTGGCATATCGTCCGTGTAACCCGGACCGCTAAAATGCTCGCTATGACAGAAGGCGCAGATGAATACATATGCGAATTGTCTGCACTGCTGCACGATATTGCAGATGAGAAGCTGAACGAATCGAAAGAAGCTGGAATGAATAAAGTGTTGAACTGGCTCATGCAGGTCGGCGTTGCCTTAGATGTGCAGGAACATGTTTTGGATATTATCGCTACGATGTCGTTCGGTAACCGTGCAGGGGAGCCTCCGGCGACACTGGAAGGCAGGATTGTTCAGGATGCGGACAGGCTGGATGCCTTGGGTGCTATCGGTATATCCCGCACATTTGCCTACTCCGGCTGGAAAGGTCAGGCCATTTATGATCCTGAGCTTAAACCCAGAGATAGCTTTACTCGGGAAGAATACCGCAGTGGTCGAAGTACGGCTATTAATCACTTCTATGAAAAGTTGTTAAAGCTAAAATCAATGATGAACACCGATACCGCTAGGGTGCTGGCTGAGGATCGGCATGAACGAATGAAACAGTTTTTATGGTCGTTTGATTCGGAGTGGGGACTGGCCAATGAATCATACATAGAAGAGTCTCTGAAATTTCGTGGTGAGCTTCAGCGGGTTCATATCGTCTTCGATGCATCTTCGTTAGGCTCTCTTCGAATGACTCTTCGCGATCATCCAGGTGAGGTGCCTGTTATGCTGGAAGATGATCTGATGGTGGGACCTCTACCAGATGTTAGTGATCCTCAAGGAGCTGCAGATCGAATGAGCTGGTTCCGCGAGAGGTCCTCCGGGACAGAAGAGCGCGACGAGTTGATGGATACGCTTATGAAAGCAGCGTTCGCTTGGAAGTCTATGCCGGATCAGCTTGCCAAGTTTCCACTTGTCATTTGGGTAGGAGGCTCCGCTTCAGAGCAAACGGGTCTAAGAAGACTAATAGCTACTCTACCTCGGGAAACTCATGTTTCTGTCATTCATACAACCGACGCCTTAAGTTCTGAGACGGTTCAATATTCTCATACAGGTGAAATTGTACATAGTAAACTTGCGTTGCTTTTGGGCAGCGAACAGGTTCTTACCTTGCAGGCCAAAGATGATCTGGCTCAAGATTGGTTTCGCTTGACGAAGGAACAAGGTACACTTCGGGTTCTTAAAGATAAGAAGCTGCAGACCGTACCCGAAAGTTATTTTGATCGCAATATTTTGGAGGCCGCGCTGGAGTTAGGTGCATTGGATGGTACCTTCAAAAAATCAGCCCGTATTATCGGACAAGTGATTGGGTATTCGGAGCAGCGGGTTTCGGATTCTTTCATCGAGTATCGAGTGCGCGAGCTCATTCATGACGGATTGCTGGATTATGAGGGAGAACTCACTGGCATGCGTTATTACAGCATCTCTCTGAACGAGAAGGGAGTAAAAGCTGCAGGTGGTTCATCTAACCCTCGGTCCGCACAATATGCAATCCTCAAATCTGCTCTGGAAGGTCTGGGCGAAACCCATTTTGAAGAAAAAACCATGGTAGATGAACTTCGGAAGCTTGTATATAATGAATCCGATCAAAATGTGGAGCAAGATGATCTTCGGGCTCAGCTTGTGGAGATCATTGATAGCTACCAAAAACATTTTGAGAAGCGGGTAGAGTTATTGGATGTTCTCGCAAATATGACTCAGCGATACAGCAATCAATGA
- a CDS encoding ATP-binding cassette domain-containing protein, translating into MSPGITYLIRPNGSGKSLFIQLLTTVVTPDHGSVVYFERCTEQMFCNRKMTTREVREVTGYLPHRKKDKARQTIRRPETKIRLTPSAYRYQTIHPSDSRLLSENT; encoded by the coding sequence ATTTCTCCGGGCATTACCTATCTAATCAGACCTAACGGCTCTGGCAAAAGCTTATTCATTCAGCTTCTGACAACTGTTGTTACTCCTGACCATGGTTCAGTGGTGTACTTTGAACGGTGTACCGAACAAATGTTCTGTAATCGTAAAATGACCACCCGAGAAGTACGGGAAGTGACCGGTTATTTGCCTCACCGAAAGAAGGACAAAGCTCGGCAAACTATCCGGAGGCCAGAGACAAAGATTCGGCTTACTCCAAGCGCTTATCGGTATCAGACCATTCACCCATCAGACAGCAGATTATTGAGTGAAAATACATAG
- a CDS encoding class I SAM-dependent methyltransferase has product MVISFNTSFAPQLYHWFVRPKWFTKKYIHDHVQSRFTFNNKVVLDFGSGTGANCSMVQPIHYVGTDPDAKRIDYARRQYPNHTFHVLENGRLPVDNESVDYILIIAVLHHISSEQIASYMKEFKRILKPDGTIIVMEPCKCKKKPVCNWFMNLYDNGEYIRNEEEYIQFFRENEYNSHVINRFRKCFLYHELFFSATPKSLSQGGNKP; this is encoded by the coding sequence ATGGTGATCTCTTTCAACACTTCGTTTGCACCCCAGCTTTATCATTGGTTCGTTCGTCCGAAATGGTTTACCAAAAAATATATTCATGATCACGTACAGTCCCGATTCACATTTAACAATAAGGTCGTGCTTGACTTTGGTTCTGGTACAGGGGCTAATTGCTCGATGGTTCAGCCGATCCATTATGTCGGTACCGACCCGGACGCCAAACGTATTGATTACGCGAGACGGCAGTATCCGAATCACACGTTTCATGTTCTTGAAAACGGCCGGCTTCCTGTTGATAATGAGTCTGTCGATTACATTCTCATAATCGCAGTATTGCACCATATTTCGTCCGAACAAATTGCAAGTTACATGAAGGAATTTAAACGAATTTTAAAACCGGACGGAACAATCATTGTAATGGAACCTTGTAAATGCAAAAAAAAACCAGTATGTAATTGGTTTATGAATCTCTATGACAATGGCGAATATATCCGGAATGAAGAAGAATACATTCAATTTTTTCGAGAGAATGAATATAATTCACATGTCATAAACCGATTTCGAAAATGTTTCTTGTATCACGAGTTATTTTTCTCGGCAACTCCCAAATCATTGTCACAGGGTGGTAATAAACCATGA
- the cls gene encoding cardiolipin synthase: MFWIMLALLLIIIQFATIIIIEFRRPSNAVAWLAILFMFPPIGFLLYYFMAQEYRGHPALQQKENMYWEQIRTDLIHRSKQKIQNERQETIWQDDNLHTFLKNLPIPSITACNETTVYAEGEQAFEAMLDSMAGAEHHIHIEFYIIRDDRLGSRFERLLIRKALEGVKVRFLYDGFGSRRLGKAYLKRLQDAGVETGCFFPPLTTFVDKRLNYRNHRKIVVVDGKIGFFGGLNIGDEYVGKDPEIGYWRDTHFRIEGDAVLWVQYTFLTDWHLVKGLLLTDPVYFPMQESRGKELVQIVKSGPDETILELIFSLIVSAKKRVYIETPYFIPDSGVLLALKTAVLRGVDVRVIVPGPPDKNIVHSATLSYAQELLQAGVRFYGYQKGFIHAKVIISDDLACCGSANMDIRSLSGQFEINAVFFDGKVVDRLVQDFYRDLDGSKEILLSEFEDRPKIQKIKEIFARLLSAMF, translated from the coding sequence TTGTTTTGGATCATGTTAGCTCTACTATTGATTATCATCCAATTTGCAACCATTATCATTATCGAATTTCGCCGTCCGAGCAATGCGGTTGCATGGCTAGCCATCCTGTTTATGTTTCCGCCAATCGGGTTTCTGCTGTATTATTTTATGGCGCAAGAATATCGTGGACACCCTGCCCTTCAGCAGAAAGAAAATATGTATTGGGAACAAATCAGGACAGATCTCATTCACCGAAGCAAACAGAAAATACAGAATGAAAGGCAAGAAACCATTTGGCAAGACGACAATTTGCATACTTTTCTGAAAAACTTACCGATCCCCTCTATTACCGCTTGTAATGAAACGACGGTATACGCCGAGGGAGAACAAGCCTTTGAAGCGATGTTGGATTCGATGGCCGGAGCTGAGCATCATATCCACATTGAATTTTACATTATCCGCGACGACCGGCTCGGTTCCCGTTTTGAACGGTTGTTAATCCGAAAAGCATTGGAAGGGGTAAAAGTGCGTTTTTTATATGACGGATTCGGAAGCCGACGGCTGGGAAAAGCCTATTTGAAACGACTGCAGGATGCAGGCGTGGAAACGGGGTGCTTTTTTCCGCCATTGACCACGTTCGTCGATAAGCGACTCAATTACCGTAATCATCGCAAAATTGTGGTGGTGGACGGCAAAATCGGCTTTTTTGGCGGCTTGAATATTGGGGACGAATATGTGGGGAAGGATCCGGAAATAGGCTACTGGCGAGACACTCATTTTCGTATTGAGGGCGATGCTGTACTCTGGGTCCAATATACCTTTTTAACGGATTGGCACTTGGTCAAAGGGCTACTCTTAACCGATCCCGTCTATTTTCCCATGCAGGAAAGTCGGGGGAAGGAACTTGTGCAAATCGTGAAAAGCGGTCCGGACGAGACCATTCTGGAGCTTATTTTCTCCCTAATCGTTTCGGCGAAGAAGCGTGTTTATATAGAAACGCCATATTTCATTCCCGATTCTGGTGTTTTGTTGGCTTTAAAAACGGCTGTCCTCCGAGGAGTCGACGTTCGAGTCATAGTCCCTGGACCTCCTGACAAAAATATCGTTCATAGCGCTACTTTGTCCTATGCCCAAGAATTATTGCAGGCAGGGGTTCGGTTCTACGGTTATCAAAAAGGGTTCATCCATGCCAAGGTTATTATTTCCGATGACTTGGCATGCTGTGGCAGCGCAAACATGGATATACGCAGCCTGAGCGGCCAATTCGAAATCAATGCGGTTTTTTTTGACGGGAAAGTGGTCGACCGTTTGGTACAAGATTTTTACCGCGATCTTGACGGAAGCAAAGAGATTTTGTTATCAGAATTCGAAGATCGACCCAAAATTCAAAAGATCAAAGAAATTTTCGCTCGATTGCTCTCAGCGATGTTTTAG